In the Miscanthus floridulus cultivar M001 unplaced genomic scaffold, ASM1932011v1 os_939_1_2, whole genome shotgun sequence genome, one interval contains:
- the LOC136535449 gene encoding 2-hydroxyisoflavanone dehydratase-like: MAAAPVTPPPASADDELVYESLPCIRVYKNRVERYLGSEFVPASTDAAATGVASRDVVISANVSARLYLPRLGDAAKLPILVYYHGGGFCIGSAFNPIFHAYFNAFAGLATALVVSVEYRLAPEHPVPAAYADSWDALTWVVSQSSHLASSSSAAAAAGDVDRDPWIAGHADFSRLYLGGESAGANIAHHMAMRAAAEGLAHGARIRGLVMVHPYFLGTDRVSSDDLSPETRENLASLWRVVCPSSTAGDDDPLINPLVDGAAPALVSLACARVLVCVAEGDVLRDRGRAYYDRLRASGWPGEAEIWQAPDKGHTFHFMDPCCDEAVAQDKVISDFLNR, from the coding sequence AtggccgccgcgcccgtcacCCCGCCTCCGGCCTCCGCGGACGACGAGCTGGTCTACGAGTCGCTGCCCTGCATCCGCGTCTACAAGAACCGCGTGGAGCGCTACCTCGGCTCCGAGTTCGTCCCCGCCTCCacggacgccgccgccaccggcgtCGCCTCCAGGGACGTCGTCATCTCCGCCAACGTCTCCGCACGCCTCTACCTCCCGCGCCTCGGCGACGCCGCCAAGCTCCCCATCCTCGTCTACTACCACGGCGGCGGCTTCTGCATTGGCTCCGCCTTCAACCCCATCTTCCACGCCTACTTCAACGCCTTCGCGGGCCTCGCCACCGCCCTCGTCGTCTCCGTCGAGTACCGCCTCGCCCCCGAGCACCCCGTCCCCGCCGCCTATGCTGACTCCTGGGACGCCCTCACCTGGGTTGTCTCCCAGTCTTCCCacctcgcctcctcctcctccgccgccgccgccgccggcgatgtCGACCGGGACCCATGGATCGCGGGCCACGCCGACTTCTCGCGCCTGTACCTGGGCGGGGAGAGCGCGGGCGCCAACATCGCGCACCACATGGCGATGCGCGCCGCCGCGGAGGGGCTGGCGCACGGCGCCCGGATCCGGGGCCTCGTCATGGTGCACCCTTACTTCCTGGGCACCGACAGGGTGTCCTCCGACGACCTCAGCCCGGAGACGCGCGAGAACCTGGCGTCCCTGTGGCGCGTCGTGTGCCCGTCGTCCACCGCGGGGGACGACGACCCGCTCATCAACCCCTTGGTGGACGGCGCCGCCCCGGCCCTGGTGTCCCTGGCGTGCGCCCGCGTGCTCGTGTGCGTCGCCGAGGGCGACGTGCTGCGTGACCGGGGCCGCGCGTACTACGACCGGCTAAGGGCCAGCGGGTGGCCCGGCGAGGCCGAGATTTGGCAGGCGCCCGACAAGGGACACACGTTCCACTTCATGGACCCGTGCTGCGACGAGGCCGTCGCGCAGGACAAGGTCATTAGTGACTTTCTCAACCGCTGA